Proteins found in one Maridesulfovibrio sp. genomic segment:
- the rpsC gene encoding 30S ribosomal protein S3, translating into MGQKVHPYGFRLGYTKNWLSRWFSSKDYPAFVYEDDSIRKYVKEKIFHAGISKIEIERAGGKIRLILHTARPGIVIGRKGVEIEKLREDLRRKFNKEFALEVNEIRRPETDAQLVAENIAQQLERRVAFRRAMKRIVGLARKFGAEGIKVACAGRLAGAEIARTEWYRDGRVPLQTLRADIDYGVARANTTYGVIGIKVWIFKGEILDHEVEQ; encoded by the coding sequence ATGGGTCAGAAAGTACATCCATACGGTTTCAGACTTGGATACACCAAGAACTGGCTTTCCAGATGGTTCTCCAGTAAGGACTATCCCGCTTTCGTCTACGAAGACGACAGCATTCGTAAATATGTAAAAGAGAAGATCTTTCACGCAGGCATCTCTAAAATTGAGATTGAGCGTGCAGGCGGCAAAATCCGTCTGATCCTTCACACTGCACGTCCCGGTATTGTTATCGGCCGTAAAGGTGTAGAGATCGAAAAGCTCCGTGAAGATCTTCGTAGAAAATTCAATAAAGAATTCGCTCTCGAAGTAAACGAAATTCGCCGTCCCGAAACCGACGCGCAGCTCGTTGCTGAGAATATTGCTCAGCAGCTTGAGCGCCGTGTGGCTTTCCGTCGCGCTATGAAGCGCATTGTGGGCCTCGCTCGCAAGTTCGGCGCAGAGGGAATTAAAGTGGCTTGTGCCGGTCGTCTTGCCGGTGCTGAAATCGCACGTACCGAATGGTACCGCGATGGTCGCGTTCCTCTTCAGACACTCAGAGCTGACATCGATTACGGTGTTGCACGTGCTAACACTACCTACGGTGTCATCGGCATCAAGGTCTGGATCTTCAAAGGTGAAATTCTCGACCACGAGGTGGAACAGTAA
- the rplV gene encoding 50S ribosomal protein L22: MEARAIAKYMRISARKVRLVAENIKGKPVEEALNILKFTPKKGAEMLSKVLYSAVANAEQIPGVDVDSLCVDIVKVDEGPTWKRIQPRAMGRAYRIRKRTSHITVVVKEM; encoded by the coding sequence ATGGAAGCAAGAGCTATTGCAAAATATATGCGCATTTCCGCTAGGAAAGTGCGCTTGGTAGCGGAAAACATCAAGGGAAAGCCTGTTGAGGAAGCTCTCAACATCCTGAAGTTCACTCCCAAAAAGGGTGCTGAAATGCTCAGTAAAGTGCTTTACTCTGCAGTGGCAAATGCCGAGCAGATTCCCGGAGTGGATGTTGACTCTCTCTGCGTGGACATCGTCAAAGTTGACGAAGGTCCCACTTGGAAGAGAATTCAGCCCAGGGCTATGGGTCGTGCGTACCGTATTCGTAAGCGCACCAGCCATATAACCGTCGTAGTAAAAGAAATGTAG
- the rpsS gene encoding 30S ribosomal protein S19, with protein sequence MPRSLKKGPFIDDHLLKKVVKAQDSGDRKVIQTWSRRSTIIPEMVGLTFAVHNGRKFIPVFVTENMVGHKLGEFSPTRTYYGHVADKKSKAKR encoded by the coding sequence ATGCCAAGATCACTGAAAAAAGGCCCGTTTATTGACGATCATCTGCTTAAAAAGGTCGTAAAAGCTCAGGACTCAGGTGACCGCAAGGTTATTCAGACCTGGTCCCGTCGCTCCACTATCATTCCTGAAATGGTAGGTTTGACCTTCGCAGTACATAATGGCCGTAAGTTTATTCCTGTATTCGTGACAGAAAACATGGTAGGACATAAGCTGGGTGAATTTTCTCCCACCCGTACCTACTACGGCCACGTTGCAGATAAGAAAAGCAAGGCCAAACGCTAG
- the rplB gene encoding 50S ribosomal protein L2, with the protein MATRKLKPTSPGRRFQTISTFEEISTSTPEKSLTKGLTKKAGRNNNGRVTSRRRGGGVKRLYRIIDFKRNKVEVPATVASIEYDPNRSARIALLHYADGEKRYILCPVGLNKGDKILAGEKADIKPGNALLLKNIPVGTIVHNIELYPGKGGQFCRAAGTYAQLVAKEGKYALLRMPSGEVRKVLATCCATVGQVGNIHHENITLGKAGRNRWLGRRPKVRGVAMNPIDHPLGGGEGRSSGGRHPCSPWGMPAKGYKTRSKKKPSSKLIVKRRGQR; encoded by the coding sequence ATGGCTACTCGTAAGCTGAAGCCGACCTCTCCTGGTCGCCGGTTCCAGACTATCTCCACCTTTGAGGAGATTTCTACGTCTACTCCGGAAAAGTCTCTTACTAAGGGGCTGACCAAAAAGGCCGGTAGAAACAATAACGGCCGGGTTACTTCCCGTCGTCGTGGCGGTGGCGTTAAGCGTCTTTACCGTATCATCGACTTCAAACGTAACAAAGTGGAAGTTCCCGCAACTGTTGCTTCAATCGAATATGATCCCAACAGGTCCGCACGCATCGCTCTGCTTCATTATGCAGATGGTGAAAAACGCTACATCCTTTGTCCTGTAGGACTGAATAAGGGTGATAAAATTCTCGCTGGAGAAAAAGCCGACATTAAACCCGGTAATGCTCTCCTGCTGAAGAACATCCCTGTTGGTACTATCGTTCACAATATCGAATTGTATCCCGGAAAGGGCGGACAGTTTTGCCGCGCAGCCGGTACCTACGCTCAGCTTGTTGCAAAAGAGGGTAAATACGCTCTTCTGCGTATGCCTTCCGGTGAAGTCCGTAAGGTTCTCGCAACCTGCTGCGCAACTGTAGGCCAGGTTGGTAACATTCACCACGAAAATATTACCCTTGGTAAGGCCGGACGTAACCGCTGGCTGGGTCGCAGACCTAAAGTTCGTGGTGTTGCCATGAACCCGATCGATCACCCCCTTGGTGGTGGTGAAGGCCGTAGTTCCGGTGGTAGACACCCCTGTTCTCCTTGGGGCATGCCTGCTAAGGGATACAAAACCCGCAGTAAGAAGAAACCTTCTTCCAAGCTCATCGTTAAACGCCGCGGGCAGAGGTAG
- the rplW gene encoding 50S ribosomal protein L23 has protein sequence MDYTQILIKPVISEKATDIKESSNQVTFYVLPSANKTEVKKAVESAFDVKVDTVRIVRKRPGLRRKFGRVVGKLSGYKKAYVKLSAGEKIEFFEGV, from the coding sequence ATGGACTATACTCAGATTCTTATCAAACCGGTCATTTCGGAAAAGGCCACTGACATTAAGGAATCCTCTAATCAGGTAACCTTTTATGTGCTGCCTTCTGCCAACAAGACTGAAGTCAAAAAAGCAGTTGAATCTGCTTTTGACGTTAAGGTTGACACCGTACGTATCGTACGTAAAAGACCTGGTCTTCGCAGAAAGTTCGGCCGTGTTGTCGGTAAATTGTCCGGCTACAAGAAAGCTTATGTTAAGCTTTCTGCGGGCGAAAAAATCGAATTCTTCGAAGGAGTTTAA
- the rplD gene encoding 50S ribosomal protein L4 yields the protein MATITIYDQTKKEVGSMDLAPEVFEVPVKPEILHLVVRSQLAAKRQGTHATKTRGMKRGGGAKPWRQKGTGRARAGSTRSPLWRGGGTVFGPQPRDYSFKVNKKVRRLALRMALTSRLSEEKLMVVKSIDLPEIKTKLFAEVAENLGLNKALVIVKDADNKLLLSARNIPGIKLISADQLNVYDILKHRQVVMLENAAQDLQERLK from the coding sequence ATGGCTACCATTACTATATATGATCAAACTAAAAAGGAAGTAGGAAGCATGGATCTTGCTCCGGAAGTTTTCGAAGTTCCGGTCAAGCCCGAAATCCTGCATCTCGTAGTACGTTCACAGCTTGCAGCCAAACGTCAAGGTACTCATGCTACTAAAACACGTGGTATGAAACGCGGCGGTGGTGCAAAGCCCTGGCGCCAGAAAGGCACCGGTCGTGCTCGTGCAGGCTCCACCCGTTCACCTCTGTGGCGTGGTGGTGGAACTGTTTTCGGTCCCCAGCCCCGCGACTACTCCTTCAAGGTAAATAAAAAGGTCCGCCGTCTGGCTCTCAGAATGGCACTCACTTCACGCCTTAGCGAAGAAAAGCTTATGGTTGTAAAGTCTATCGACCTTCCCGAGATTAAGACTAAGCTCTTTGCTGAAGTCGCTGAAAATCTTGGATTGAATAAAGCCTTGGTTATCGTCAAGGATGCTGATAATAAACTCCTCCTTTCTGCGAGGAATATCCCTGGCATCAAGCTTATCTCTGCCGACCAGCTGAATGTTTATGACATTTTGAAGCATCGTCAGGTTGTAATGCTTGAGAATGCAGCACAGGATCTGCAGGAGAGGTTGAAATAG
- the rplC gene encoding 50S ribosomal protein L3: MAKTIGLLGKKLGMTRVFADDGSIVPVTVLEVGPCPVMQVKTEEKEGYNAIQLGYDALPERKVNKPAKGHQEKAGKGYFRHLREFPLESVADYELGQEISVDIFAAGEKVKVTGTSKGKGFQGVMKRWNFAGSRASHGAEKVHRSPGSIGHATFPGKVFKGKKMPGQMGNERVTVSNIEIVDVRTDENVLVVKGQVPGPKNGLVMIRKTS, encoded by the coding sequence ATGGCAAAAACTATCGGTTTACTCGGTAAAAAACTGGGCATGACCCGCGTCTTCGCAGACGATGGTTCTATCGTGCCCGTCACTGTTCTTGAAGTAGGTCCTTGCCCTGTAATGCAGGTAAAGACTGAAGAGAAGGAAGGCTACAACGCCATCCAGCTCGGCTACGACGCTCTTCCCGAGCGCAAGGTTAATAAACCCGCTAAAGGTCATCAGGAAAAAGCCGGTAAAGGTTATTTCCGTCATCTTCGCGAGTTCCCCCTTGAGTCTGTAGCTGACTATGAATTGGGCCAGGAAATCTCCGTGGACATCTTTGCCGCAGGTGAAAAGGTAAAAGTTACCGGCACCTCCAAAGGTAAAGGTTTCCAGGGTGTAATGAAGCGTTGGAACTTTGCTGGTTCCCGTGCTTCCCACGGTGCTGAAAAGGTACACCGTTCTCCTGGTTCCATCGGCCACGCTACTTTCCCTGGCAAAGTATTTAAAGGCAAAAAAATGCCCGGTCAGATGGGTAATGAGCGCGTTACTGTTTCTAACATCGAAATCGTAGACGTTCGCACCGACGAAAACGTTCTCGTGGTCAAGGGACAGGTTCCCGGTCCTAAGAACGGTCTGGTGATGATCCGCAAGACCAGCTAG
- the rpsJ gene encoding 30S ribosomal protein S10 has protein sequence MVSMTSDRIRIKLKAYDYRILDKAVTEIVDTARNTGAAIAGPIPLPTQISRTTIQRSVHVDKKSREQFEMRIHKRLLDILEPTQQTVDALGKLSLPAGVDVEIKL, from the coding sequence ATGGTTTCTATGACTAGTGATCGTATCAGGATCAAGCTCAAGGCATACGACTATCGTATCCTTGATAAAGCAGTTACCGAGATTGTGGATACTGCCCGCAATACCGGAGCTGCTATCGCAGGTCCCATCCCTCTGCCCACACAGATCAGCCGTACTACCATTCAGCGTTCTGTACACGTAGACAAAAAGTCCCGTGAGCAGTTTGAGATGAGAATCCACAAGCGTCTGCTTGATATTCTTGAACCCACCCAGCAGACTGTCGACGCACTCGGTAAGCTCAGCTTGCCTGCAGGTGTTGACGTTGAAATCAAGCTGTAG
- the fusA gene encoding elongation factor G — MARKVARDKQRNIGIMAHIDAGKTTTTERILFYTGVSHKIGEVHDGEATMDWMVQEQERGITITSAATTCMWKDHRINIIDTPGHVDFTMEVERALRVLDGAVAVFDAVAGVEPQSETVWRQADRYEVPRMAFVNKMDRIGADFFRCVEMLRDRLGAKAVPLQIPIGAEDEYQGAVDLITGKAFIYTDVMGKDYSIEDIPADMMDKYEAMRLEMIEAIAEEDEELLDKYLGGEELTPEEIIKGIRAATINLTICPVLCGTAFKNKGVQPLLDAVVDYLPSPMDIRAIVGVDPHTEKEIACPCDDDLPLAALSFKLMTDPFVGHLTFLRLYSGKIESGATFINGATGKKERIGRLLKMHANKREEIKEAFAGDIVAAVGLKNMATGDTLCEQKHDVVLETLDIPEPVIEVAIEPKTKADRDLLSQGLAKLAKEDPSFRVKGDEETGQTLISGMGELHLEVIVDRLLREFNVNANVGAPRVAYRETITKKVEVDHKYAKQSGGRGQYGHVVVTIEPNKEDEYEFVDEIKGGVIPKEYIPAVDRGIHDAMKNGVIAGYPLVDIKATLTYGSYHDVDSSEQAFYIAGSMALKEAVKKAAAQLLEPIMSVEVVTPEEYLGDVMGDLNGRRGRVGSMEARANAQVVKCDVPLSEMFGYATDLRSKTQGRATFTMQFDHYEPVPASIAEELINKN, encoded by the coding sequence GTGGCTAGAAAGGTTGCTAGAGATAAACAGCGCAATATTGGTATTATGGCCCACATTGATGCGGGTAAAACTACCACTACTGAGCGTATTCTTTTCTATACTGGTGTTTCTCATAAAATCGGTGAAGTTCATGATGGTGAAGCCACCATGGACTGGATGGTCCAGGAACAGGAACGCGGCATTACTATTACCAGTGCTGCCACAACCTGTATGTGGAAAGATCACCGTATCAACATTATTGATACTCCCGGTCACGTTGACTTCACAATGGAAGTTGAACGTGCACTGCGCGTACTTGATGGCGCTGTAGCCGTCTTCGACGCAGTAGCCGGTGTTGAGCCTCAGTCTGAAACCGTTTGGCGTCAGGCTGACAGATATGAAGTTCCCCGTATGGCTTTTGTCAACAAGATGGACCGTATCGGAGCAGATTTCTTCCGTTGTGTAGAAATGCTCAGGGATCGTCTCGGCGCTAAAGCTGTACCTCTTCAGATTCCTATCGGAGCTGAAGATGAATATCAGGGTGCAGTTGACCTTATCACTGGTAAGGCCTTCATCTATACTGACGTCATGGGCAAGGATTACTCTATTGAAGATATCCCTGCTGACATGATGGATAAGTATGAAGCTATGCGTCTTGAAATGATCGAAGCTATTGCTGAAGAAGACGAAGAGCTTCTTGATAAGTATCTCGGTGGTGAAGAACTCACTCCTGAAGAAATTATCAAAGGTATTCGCGCAGCCACTATCAACCTGACCATCTGCCCTGTTCTTTGCGGTACCGCATTTAAGAACAAAGGTGTTCAGCCTCTGCTTGATGCTGTCGTTGACTATCTTCCTTCTCCTATGGACATCAGAGCAATTGTTGGTGTTGATCCTCACACTGAAAAGGAAATTGCTTGTCCTTGCGACGATGATCTGCCTCTGGCAGCTCTTTCCTTTAAGCTTATGACTGACCCCTTTGTCGGTCACCTTACCTTCCTGCGTCTGTACTCCGGTAAAATTGAATCCGGTGCTACTTTCATTAATGGCGCAACCGGTAAGAAAGAACGCATCGGTCGTCTCTTGAAAATGCACGCTAACAAGCGTGAAGAAATCAAGGAAGCATTCGCCGGTGATATCGTGGCTGCTGTTGGTCTGAAAAACATGGCTACCGGTGACACCCTTTGTGAGCAGAAGCACGACGTTGTTCTTGAAACTCTCGATATTCCCGAACCGGTTATCGAAGTTGCAATTGAACCCAAGACTAAAGCTGACCGCGATCTGCTTAGTCAGGGGCTTGCAAAGCTCGCTAAGGAAGACCCCTCTTTCCGTGTTAAGGGTGACGAGGAAACTGGTCAGACTCTTATCTCCGGAATGGGTGAACTTCACCTTGAAGTTATTGTTGACCGCCTGCTGCGCGAGTTCAATGTTAACGCTAACGTCGGTGCTCCCCGCGTTGCTTACCGTGAAACTATCACCAAGAAGGTGGAAGTTGACCATAAGTACGCTAAGCAGTCCGGTGGTCGTGGTCAGTACGGTCACGTTGTTGTTACCATTGAGCCCAACAAAGAAGATGAGTATGAATTCGTCGACGAAATTAAAGGCGGCGTAATTCCTAAAGAATATATTCCCGCAGTTGACCGTGGTATCCACGACGCGATGAAAAACGGTGTTATCGCCGGTTACCCGCTCGTAGACATCAAGGCAACACTCACCTATGGTTCCTATCACGATGTTGACTCCTCTGAGCAGGCATTCTACATCGCAGGTTCCATGGCTCTGAAAGAAGCGGTTAAGAAAGCTGCTGCTCAGCTGCTTGAACCTATCATGTCTGTTGAAGTTGTTACTCCTGAAGAGTACCTCGGAGACGTCATGGGTGACCTTAACGGTCGCCGTGGTCGCGTTGGTTCCATGGAAGCCCGTGCTAACGCACAGGTTGTAAAGTGCGATGTTCCCCTTAGCGAAATGTTCGGTTACGCAACTGACCTTCGCTCCAAGACTCAGGGTCGCGCAACTTTTACCATGCAGTTCGACCACTACGAGCCTGTTCCAGCTTCCATTGCTGAAGAGTTGATCAATAAAAATTAG
- the rpsG gene encoding 30S ribosomal protein S7, whose protein sequence is MPRKGPVSKRQILPDPVYGSQLATKFMNRLMYDGKKSVSENIFYQALEFLGDKTQEDPIKAFEKAVENVKPHVEVKSRRVGGATYQVPVEVRPERQVSLAIRWLINQARTRGEKGMVARLSGEFLDAFNKRGGAVKKKEDTHRMAEANKAFAHYRW, encoded by the coding sequence ATGCCTCGTAAAGGTCCGGTATCCAAAAGACAGATTCTTCCTGATCCGGTATACGGCTCTCAGCTTGCAACCAAGTTCATGAACAGACTCATGTACGACGGTAAGAAGAGTGTGTCTGAAAATATATTCTATCAAGCTCTTGAATTCCTCGGTGATAAAACTCAGGAAGATCCGATCAAGGCTTTTGAAAAGGCAGTGGAAAACGTTAAGCCCCATGTTGAAGTTAAGTCCCGCCGTGTAGGTGGTGCTACTTATCAGGTGCCTGTTGAAGTTCGTCCTGAGCGTCAGGTTTCCCTGGCAATCAGATGGCTGATCAACCAGGCACGTACTAGAGGCGAGAAGGGCATGGTTGCCCGTCTTAGCGGTGAGTTCCTCGATGCTTTCAACAAGCGCGGCGGAGCAGTGAAGAAAAAGGAAGACACCCATCGTATGGCCGAAGCCAACAAGGCTTTTGCTCACTACCGTTGGTAA
- the rpsL gene encoding 30S ribosomal protein S12 — MPTINQLIRKGREKQLKRKKTPALQACPQRRGVCTRVYTTTPKKPNSALRKVARVRLTNAIEVTAYIGGEGHNLQEHSVVLIRGGRVKDLPGVRYHIVRGSLDTAGVADRRQGRSKYGAKRPK; from the coding sequence ATGCCAACCATCAATCAGCTTATAAGAAAAGGGCGTGAAAAGCAGCTCAAGCGTAAGAAGACTCCTGCGCTTCAGGCCTGCCCCCAGCGCCGTGGCGTTTGCACTCGCGTGTACACCACCACCCCTAAGAAGCCTAACTCCGCACTGCGTAAGGTCGCTCGTGTGCGTCTGACTAATGCCATCGAAGTTACTGCATACATCGGTGGTGAAGGTCATAACCTTCAGGAACACTCCGTGGTACTCATCCGTGGTGGTCGTGTAAAAGACTTACCTGGTGTTCGTTATCACATTGTCCGCGGCTCTCTTGACACCGCTGGTGTTGCAGATCGTCGTCAGGGTCGTTCCAAGTACGGCGCAAAGCGTCCTAAATAG